In the genome of Blastopirellula marina, the window ACACGGTCGCCAGTACGACTTCACCCGCTTTACCCGCTTGGGGCATCGTCGGCTATTCAGACATTTTGAAGAGATCGACAGCGGCATCAGTTGCGGACCAGGCGTCGCACTGGCCTGGTCGCTGCGATATTTCATGCTGAGCTTCTTTTCTTCGCAGCGAATGCGAGGAGCAGTCAGCTTTGCCTCGCGGATTTCCTTTTTCTGGCTGAAATATTTCGACTACTATCTCGCCAAAAAGAAACAGGCCATGGACGCTGCCTCGGCATTTTTCTTTCTGGGTCGTAAAAGCCCGATCATTTTGTCCGATCGAGAACTGCTTTCCGACTACCAAGGCGGGTTCTAACCTGGCCCTACGGTATTGAACACGTCGACGACCCACCACTCGATGTAATAGTCCAGGGGATTGTCGTGGCCGAGAATGATGATCGGGTAATAAAGCCACAATACCAGGTAAAAGCCATCCCAGCCGGTCGACTCCCGTAGCCAAAATGCCAAACCGATAACAGGCCCGCTGCTCAGCACGTAAATAAATGGCACTGCCAAGATGACAACCATCCACTTTGGCCACGAAGTCGTATGCTGATGAGATTCTTTCATTGATACGCCGTGATTGAAGAAGTGCTTACTCGTTGAACCGACTCAGCATTTGCCTGAACAGTTCCATCGGTAGCCCAACCACATTGGTGAGACTTCCCTCATCGATTTCCACCCATCCGGTGCGGTCCTGGATACCAAACGCACCTGCTTTACCTTCCCATAGGCCTGAATCGAGGTACTCTTCGATCTCGTCATCGGAAAGAGGGGCCATCTTCACCGTCGTTCGATCGACATCGACCAATACTTCGTCCATCGGCCGACGCCATAGACAAATGGCCGACCAGACGAAATGATCGTGTCCCCGTAAAGCTCGTAGAATTTCTCGAGCATGTTCCCGATCGGCCGGTTTGCCGAGAGGTCGACCGTTGAGTTCTGCCAGCGTATCCCCAGCCAAAATGATTCCTTGGTCTACTCGGCTCGCCACGTCTTCGGCTTTTTCTCGGGCGATTCTTAGAACCGATTCCCGTGGCGTTTCGTCTAGACGAGGAGGAGTTTCCGCATGCGGGCTCGGAGTAATTACCGTAACATCGTAGCCCGCCTCCTTTAACAGGAGTTGCCGTCGCGGAGACTGACTGGCCAAAATGAGAGATTCAGCGAATTTCGCCATCATTGATTTACCGGAAAGTGCTGCGTTGGCTCCCTTGGAAGTTCTGTACGAAGATAACCACCTGATCGCCATCATGAAACCTCCAGGCCTCTCGACAATGGGGGTTCGCGAAGGGGAGGAAAGTGCGGTCACTCTCGTAAAAGCGTATCTCAAGCAAAAGTACGACAAACCGGGGAACGTCTACCTGGGCGTTGTGAGCCGACTCGATAGTATGGTGACCGGTGTTTTGTTATTTGCCAAAACTTCTAAGGCTGCCAAACGACTGAATGAACAATTTCGAGAACGCACCACTGAAAAGACCTACCAGGCAATTGTTTCGGGAAGCGGTGTCGTTGAAACCGGCAAGTTGACCGATTGGATCCGCAAAGACGAGAAAAATCACCGCATGATCGCTTCCCGGCATCAAACGGCTGGTGGGCAAAAAGGGGAACTGCTGGTCGAGTCCGTCGAAGAAGTCCCAACTGGCTATCATCTCACTATCAAACTTTTGACCGGCCGGAAGCATCAAATTCGCGTTCAACTGGCCAGCCGTCGAGTCCCCATTTTAGGAGACCGAAAGTACGGAAGCTCAGCTCCATTTCCAGCCGGTATCGCACTGCATGCCGCGGAATTGGTGATCGGACATCCCGTATCTAAGGAAAAGCTGACGATAACCGCCCCGATTCCAGCAATCTGGCATAACTTCCTATAAATTAAAACCTTACAGCGATCTCCGAGGTAAATAGCATAGAAACAATGTTCTGTTTTTTGGAGAATATTGATCGGCAAAGCCTCCCCAGAAACGGCTGCTGAAAGTTAAACTAATAGAGCCTCAAGCCTCTTCAATTGATCTTAACGGTGTCCAGCTCTCAGACTAAAAAATTTCGAGATTCCGCGCTAGCCAGCGGCCTCGTGACTGCCAAACAGCTCGAGGACGCCATGAAGACGCTGCGCGAAGGCTCCCTCAAGCACGAGTTCTCGGATGAGGAACTTTCTGACTACCTGATCAACTGCAAAATGCTCACGCAGTATCAGGCCGATCAGTTGTCGAAAGGTCTTACCAAGTTAACCCTCGGCCCTTATGTCATTACCGACTGGATCGGGCAGGGGGGGATGGGGCAGGTATTCAAGGCCGAACACAACTTTATGGGGCGTGAAGTCGCCATCAAAGTTTTGCCGCAGCAGCGTTCGACCCCAGAGTCGATTGGGCGGTTTCTCCGCGAAATCCGGATGCAGGCCCAGCTGGATCATGCCAACCTGGTTCGTGCCTACGATGCCGGTCAGGACGGTAACGTTCACTTCCTGGTGACTGAATACGTCCCAGGTACCGACCTCCGCCGCCTGGTCCGAGCTAAAGGGCACCTCAATCAACACCAAGGGGCGAGTATCATTTCGCAGGCCGCACGTGGCTTGGCGTATGCCCACGACAAGAAGCTGATTCACCGCGACGTAAAGCCTGGCAATATCTTGGTGACCCGTGACGGAACATCGAAGGTTTCCGACCTGGGTCTGGCCGACTTCATGAACGACAATTCCGAAGAATCCAAACTCGGAAAAATCGTCGGCACCATCGACTACCTCGCTCCTGAACAGATTCGCGATCCACATGACGTCTCGGCCAAGTGGGATATTTACTCGCTCGGCTGCACGTTCTATTACGCGTTGACGGGCAAAGTTCCTTTCCCTGGCGGAAATGTCAAAGACAAGGCACGTCGGCACTGCGAAGAACCGCCACTGCATCCGCATCGCTTTAATCCGAGCATCGATCGCGAACTGGTCGAAATCATCGCGGAAATGATGGAAAAGGACCCGCTACGCCGCATTGCATCGGCCAGCGAAGTCGTGGCCCGTCTCGAACCGTGGGCATCGGATCATCGCGCTTCGGATTTCACTGGTCAACCGATCAAGTCGGCCTGGCAGCCGCCACCGCCCGTTTACACCGGTGCCGAATCGGCTCGTTTGAACGACACCGAAGCAGGCTCGAATGTTTACGAGCTTTCCGAGAGCGGATCGGGCTCGAGCGCTGAACAAGGCAGCCAGTATTCGCAGTCGACCGTTCAAGCTTTAATGGCGGACCAGGACACGAAGACCATTCGTGACTCGCGCAAATCGGGCGCGATTCCGCCTCCTATTCCCGTGATTACGCGTTATACACGGCGCGAAAAGCAATTGATCATGGCATTGGTCTTCGGCCTGCCAGCTTCGGCGGTGTTTGGAGCGATCGTGGCCTATGTCGCCACCGTGATTAGCCAATAATTACGCCCATCAGCGCTGGGCGTTTTGAGCTTCTTCCAATTGCTTGGCAAGATTTCCTTCGACGAACAAGCTTTTGTCCTGCGCTATCAGGCGCTGGCCTTTCTCGAACAGTTCGTCGATGCGGCGTTTGATCATAGGATCGAGCTTGCTGTCCTTCAGGAACTGTCCCTTAGCCGATCGCAAATCAAACGCCAGTTCATTGACCGTCCGTTCGGATCGAAGTTGAACCAGCCACTTCTTGGCATCGTCGAGTTCGCCAAGCTCAATCTTTCGCTGCACACGCTGCGCGAGAATCTGTCGGCGTGCCATCGTATCGACAAGTTGATCGCGCCATCCCTCGACAAAGCCTTCAGCGAGTAAACGAGGACTGTCATTGGGAATACGCGCAGTAATCGCTTGGTCGTGCCCAGGCACAATCGGCAATCGGGCCAGCAGGTTACCACCGCTGCGAACGTAAAGCGTGCGAACCGCGGATTGAGGATCCTTTACGATCGGTAGGCCTCCACTGGCATCGGAAGCCCCCAGCAGCGTTGGTCCATCGGGATCTTTGGAATAGACTTCGTACCCGGCCAGGGGCATCGCTTCGGTTGACTTATCGACCAGCTTAAGCTCGGTGTCGTCGTAAGCGGGGCGCACCCCCAGAGCCAAACGCTGCGTGCGAACGTTTCGCCGGCCTGGCAGGGGCTGGGTGTAGCCAGAGATCATGGTGCCACGGATTTGCAAACCATCGTTCGCGTTGCAACTTACATAGGTCCATGGCATCACCACGATTCCGTTTTCTGGAACCAGGTTGCCCTGACGATCGTTGCGACGCAAGATCGGCTGCATCGCCTCTCCCACGCTCACATGACCAGGAATCTGGCCAGGGTAAAGTACCTCGGAGGATCCCAGGGGGGGCAGCTTACTCCAATCAACCTCGTCAACGGGCGGAGCGAATGCCACAGCCTCGCGGATGCGTTGCTCACGCGAGCGGCCTTCTTCCTCGACCAGCGTGGTTGCTTTCAGGGCCAAAGCCACATTGGGCTTCTCGACATCGGTTATTTTTGCCAGCGGCAAGAACTTGTCGTACATGAGCCGTAACGTGGCTGTCGACAATAACGAACGCTGGCGAACCGATGTGCGATGGACACTTCCCCAAGATCGCGTGAGGGTATCGAACTCGCGAAAAGCGATTGCCCAATCTCCGTCATGTTCGATAGAAATCAGCTGAATTCGATCGTACTGCTCGACCCCAATTCCAAGGCTTTTCAGGCGAGCCGTGAATGAAGTGGCAGTGACGTTACCGGTAAGCCACCGCGCAAGCGGTAGCGGAGCATGTCGAATGTCGGTCGCCAAAACTGCTCCGCTGGTCGCGTAACGCGTATCGTTGAGCGTTTGGGTAAAACGTGTGAAAAACGCGTCGTCCCAATGGCAGTCTGGCTGTGTCTCTATCCAGACCAATGTTCGATACGGAGCGATCTCCCACGGCAAGTTCTCTGCGGCTTGAGCACACGACGCCCCCCAGAGCAGTGCCAGGCACGCTCCGCAAAGCCATCGAAATG includes:
- a CDS encoding nucleoside triphosphate pyrophosphatase, which encodes MMAIRWLSSYRTSKGANAALSGKSMMAKFAESLILASQSPRRQLLLKEAGYDVTVITPSPHAETPPRLDETPRESVLRIAREKAEDVASRVDQGIILAGDTLAELNGRPLGKPADREHAREILRALRGHDHFVWSAICLWRRPMDEVLVDVDRTTVKMAPLSDDEIEEYLDSGLWEGKAGAFGIQDRTGWVEIDEGSLTNVVGLPMELFRQMLSRFNE
- a CDS encoding RluA family pseudouridine synthase, with amino-acid sequence MRDSANFAIIDLPESAALAPLEVLYEDNHLIAIMKPPGLSTMGVREGEESAVTLVKAYLKQKYDKPGNVYLGVVSRLDSMVTGVLLFAKTSKAAKRLNEQFRERTTEKTYQAIVSGSGVVETGKLTDWIRKDEKNHRMIASRHQTAGGQKGELLVESVEEVPTGYHLTIKLLTGRKHQIRVQLASRRVPILGDRKYGSSAPFPAGIALHAAELVIGHPVSKEKLTITAPIPAIWHNFL
- a CDS encoding serine/threonine protein kinase, whose translation is MTAKQLEDAMKTLREGSLKHEFSDEELSDYLINCKMLTQYQADQLSKGLTKLTLGPYVITDWIGQGGMGQVFKAEHNFMGREVAIKVLPQQRSTPESIGRFLREIRMQAQLDHANLVRAYDAGQDGNVHFLVTEYVPGTDLRRLVRAKGHLNQHQGASIISQAARGLAYAHDKKLIHRDVKPGNILVTRDGTSKVSDLGLADFMNDNSEESKLGKIVGTIDYLAPEQIRDPHDVSAKWDIYSLGCTFYYALTGKVPFPGGNVKDKARRHCEEPPLHPHRFNPSIDRELVEIIAEMMEKDPLRRIASASEVVARLEPWASDHRASDFTGQPIKSAWQPPPPVYTGAESARLNDTEAGSNVYELSESGSGSSAEQGSQYSQSTVQALMADQDTKTIRDSRKSGAIPPPIPVITRYTRREKQLIMALVFGLPASAVFGAIVAYVATVISQ